Below is a window of Campylobacter canadensis DNA.
TTGACCAATCAACATAATCATCATTGATATTTGAAAATAAATAGTTTGCACACTTAAATTTTCTTTACCTAAAGATGCAACAAAAGAAAACGCAATAGTATATTGACTAATCCATAAAAGATTTTCACCAGCTGAAAATCCACCTATATTTAGAACTTTTTTTAAGACATCTTTTTCTAAGTTTATCATTTCTTTTATCTTAAGATGAATTTTTAACTTAAAAAATAAGATTAAAAATAAAATAATTATAGCTATTAAACGACCAATTATATTACTTAATCCGACTCCAAAAAGTTCTAATTTTGTATAATGCAAAACATAATAATTTAAAATCACAATAGCAATATCCATAACAAAGGTGCTCATCATAACCCAATAAGCCATATTATAAACCCTTACAATAGCCGCTAAAACAATACCTACAGCATCAAAAAACAAACAAATTGCAAGCATATTTAAATAAAGCTTACTATCTTTTAAAAGCTCATCTGGTATTTGCATCATATAAAGCAAATACTCCCCATGCCATAAAATAAGACTTGCGCAAATAAAACCTAAAAGTGCATTTAAAAATATACTTTGATGAATAACCTTTCTTGCAAGATTATAATTTTTTGCACCAATAGCCTGTGATACAACTACACTACATCCAACACTTAAAAAAGAAAAAATAGTTATAAAAAGGTCTAAAATCTGATTTGCAGCACCCATTGCACCTACAAGAGTGTTAGAGTACTTTGAGACCATAAGAGTATTTATAATTAAAGATAAATATCTTAAAAACATTTCAAAAAATATTGGAATACTAAGACTTTTTAAAGATAATTGCTTACTTGACATAAAAAACCTTGAAATAAAATAAATTGTAATTAATTTGATTAAAATTTTAGAAAATTAAAAACCAAGCAATAATGCTTAGTTTTTAATAATTTGATTTAAAGCTTCATCGTTTTCTTTTAGCTTAATTGAACGCTCTGCTACAATTTGTACTATTTTTGAAGATTCTTTTAATAAGTCATTAATTGAATTCATAGATAAAATAATTCCTTTTGTTTGCTCTGTGATTGTATTTGAGCGGTTATTTTGGTCTTCAATATTATCCACAACTTCATCTACATAATTTTGCGTTGTGTTTAAGCTACTTTGTGATTTGCTACCATTTTCTGCTAGATGTGTTAAAATACTAGCATTATCTTTAAGCGATGAGCCAATTTGAGTTAAATTATCCATAATACCTTTAATACTTGCTTCAATATCTCCTAAACTGCCTTGAGTATTTTCAGCTAGTTTTCTAACTTCATCAGCAACAACTGCAAAGCCTCTACCATTTTCTCCTGCTCTAGCTGCTTCAATAGCTGCATTTAAGGCTAATAGATTTGTTTGGTCTGCAATTTCATTAATAGTATTTAATACATCTTTAATCTGACTTACGCTTTGCTGTAAATTCTCAATTTGAGAATGTAAAATTGTTTGACTTTGCACACTGTTATTTAATTCTTCTAATAAAGTGTAAATAGTTTTTGAGGTATCAAAAAGATAATTTTTACTTTCTGTAATTTTATCTTTTGAAGTATGTGCTGATTTTGCATTATCATCAAGACTAATAACAATTTGATTACCAACACTTACATTACTTGCTGTTTTTTCATTAATACTATGAATTTGATTTTCTAAATTCTTTAAATATTCACTTAAATTTACAATTTCTTCGCTAGTAAATCCAGCAATATTTATAATTTCTTGCATTTTATCAACAAAAGAATTTATAAACTTAGAAATAATTAATAATTCATCTTTTTCCCCACGCTCTAATTTTAATCTATTGTTTTTATTCTTCATACCTGTTTGAAGATAATTTACTATACTTTGTGAGTCTTCTTTAAAATCTTTAAGAATATAAAATATCACAAATACTACAACTACAGTAACTATTAAGGTTAAAATTAAAAAGCCTAAAATTATATTTGATTTAACATTAGCTGCATTTCTCATTTCATCTAAAAGATTTAAATCAGCTGTTACTGAATTTAAAGATTCCGAATTTTTTGTAAATGATGCTGCTAGATTTGTAAAATATTCACTTGATTGTTTTAACGATTTTGATAGTTTTTCTGAATTATCATAATTTCTATCAATTAAATCTGCATAAATATTTTCAAACACTCCTTGCAATTCTACACACATTGTTCTTGTTTCATCACTTGATATTGCGTGTTCTATTTTTGCAGAATATTTTTTTAACTCTTCATCTTTTTGAACAAAACTTTGATTCCAACTACGAATTGTGTTTATAGTTAAAGAGCGTAAATTATCATTGCTTGGATTAAGTAAAAGTTTAATTAAATTAGAATTAACATTCCCAATAAATTCAAATTGCTCAATTAGATTTTCATTTTCACTCATTGAATTATCTGTTTCTTCAAATGTTTTACTAACACTTGCTAAAACTTCTTGAGCCTGTTTAGATAGTTTTGTAATATCATTAAAGCCTGCTTTAACTTTAACAACGCCTTGTTCTTCTTGTTTTACTAACTGTGAAAATGTATATTTAAATGCAAAAAAGGCTAGTGCTATTATTAAAACTAGCACCGCCATAGTATTAAAGCTTAAGTTTAACTTAGAGCATATACTTAAGCTTTTAAAATTTGTTTTCATAAGTTTTACTTACCAGCTACTTGAACTTGATTTGGATTATCAGCTGCTCTTGCTATCATACATTCTTTTAACACAGTAGCTTCATTTGCATCGCTTACCTTTTTTTCTACCCAGCGTTCAATTTGTTTCATTGTTTTTGATTCAGGCTCTGGAGCTTCATATTTACTCATTAAACCTGCACAATCATCAGCTAAGATTGGTAATGCTAATAAACTTAAAAATATTACTTTTTTCATACTTTACTCCTTATTATAATTTTACGTTATACATTAGCATAAAGCTGTCTGCTTTATTTTTATCTTTTAGTTTAACACTGCCGCCAATTGGTGTAGCTGAATTTGAGAATTTATTATCTACATGAGTATAGCTTAGGCGTAAGAATTGATTTCTATCAAGCTGATAAATACCATAAATATCATGAGCCATACCTCTTGTCATTCTCATATTTAGTGGGTCGTTTATGCTTGGGCGAGACATTGTGTACCAGTATTTGCTACCCCAAAAGAATTCATAACCAAATTTAAAGCTTTGAGTAAAGTCGTATCTAGCACCTACATGAACTGAATATCCATTCTTTTCATTTATTTTAAACATCTCTTGAACTGCTGCAATCGCTGCTGGCTGAGTAGTTGCTGCCGCTGCTTTTCCGTTTGATGACATACCTGCTGCCGCTTGAGCTGCTGCTTGAGCTTTAAGAATTGGAGTTACATCTATATTTTTGTGATTTGAGTTGCTACCTTTTGAGTATCCTAAAGAAATAAAGTAATTAAAATCACTTCCAAATGCTTTATTTTGCTCAAAATGTAAATTATATAAGCTTAAATCGCCTAAATTTTTTACACCAAGAACTGGTAATGGTAAAGAAAAATCAGTTAAGTGAGCTACGTTAAAAATCATTAAGTTATCGCCTAAAGCAGGGATTTTTCCTTCTACTTCAGCATAATATAAATTAGAATCTACATCTTCTTGATCGCCCATCCAATCTTTTACTTTTCCTTCGTTATCCCATTGATAAACCTTACCATAAGCAAGTCTTGCTGCAAAATCATAATCGCTTAATACATCTGGTTTATAAGTTAATACTAAAGCATCTCCTAAAACATTTAGCATTAATGCTGGATAAGTTGATTGTCTTAAAGCATTGTTTCTTAAATTGCTTCCTGGACCATCTGTACCTGGTTGTCTACCGATAGTTGCAATTAATTCAGGAGTGATTGCATAATCAAGATAAGCTCTGCTTAAATAAACTACAGGACCACTTGTTCTTGTATTTCTACCTGCATCAAGTTCTAATGGATGAGAACCACTTAAACCCCAACCCATTTGAGACCAGTTTTTAGCTATTGATAAACGACCATAAAATTTAGTTTTATCATTAATTTGAGCGTTCATATTTAAAAATAATTCACTCATCCATTTATTGTTTGCATGATATTTGTGACCTGCTAAATTGTAGTTTGTATTTGTAACTGAAGTTGAAAATTCTAATCCAAAATTAATCTTATCTAAAGCTGAAGTGAATTCGTTTTCATCTGCTCTTTGTTCTAATTCATCTATGCTTTTTTGTAAGCTTGAAACTTGCTTTTTAAGATTTTCAATTTCACTATTTGCATCAGCGCCAAAAAGTGAAGTAGAAAATAAACAAGCACCTAAGATAACTGATAATTTTTTCATTTTTTTCTCCTTTGAAAATAAAAAGATAAGCTAGTATTATATGTTATTTTTTCAAAAAAATCAAATATTTTGTATTAAAAAAAATTAACTTAAGATATATAAATATTAAATAAATTAATTTTAAATAATATTTATATTTTCATACCTTCATCAATAAAAATTGAACGAATTAATTCTTTATCATTTTCGTTATCTTTTTTTGCCCAAGTTAATATTAGTTCATTTTTTGCCCTTGTTAAAGCAACATAAAATAACCTTCTTTCTTCTTCAATACCACCTGCATTTTTACTTAATTTAATATTTGGGAATTTTCCTTGAGCTAAATCTATTAAATAAACTACATTAAATTCTAAACCTTTACTTGCATGCACGGTTAAAAGCTGTACGCCTTTTTGGTTTTTAAATTCTGTATTTAAAAGGGTTTTTTCAAAAAAATCTGCATTATTATCATAATTTTTTGCATCTTCTAAAATATATGAGCAATTTTTTTTGATTGAATTTATTTTTTCTTCTTTTAAACTTGGAGAAAATTTCGTGCCAATATAGGCTCTTTTTACCGCAATATTGTCAATTATCATTGTAAAAATCTTTGAGAAAAAAGTATTTTTTAGTAAAAGATATGGAGAATTTATGTTTTGATTATCTTTTAAAAATAAATATAATTGTTCTAAAAATAAAATATTTTCATCATTTAACTCATCAAGCAACAATACAGGATTGTGTTTAAAATCACTTTTTACTAAGTCTTCATAACTTTTTTGCTCATCTTCTTTTAATGTTTTTGCAAATAAACCTAGCTTAAAATCTTTTTTCTTTAAAAAATTATATTCGCTTTTTTTAATTGGATTTAAAATGCCTTTTAATAAAGAGCCATTGCCAAGCTCTAAAAAAGCTTGATAAATAATATTAACCCTAACCGCACCAACGCCTTTACTTTGTTGAAGGATATCAATAAAACTTAAAATATCTGATTTATTTGCACACAAGGCTGCAAGATTAATTAAACTTGCTATTTCTTTTAAATCATAAAAAGAATTACCGCCCTTTCTAATACACTTAATTAGGTTTTGTTTTAAAACCCTTTCAATCTCATCTCCGCTTGAATTATTTCTATAAATTACTGCAATTTGTTCTTTTGGATTTTCTAAAAGAGTATTTGATATTTGCTCTGCTACAAAGCTGTATTGCTCTTTGCTAAATTCAAATTGATTTAGTAAAATCGCTTTGCTTTCTTGGGTTCTTGTAACTACTAATTGCTTAGGATACAATCTTTCATTATTACAAATTACACGATTTGCAAAATCTAAAATTCTTTGAGTTGAGCGGTAATTTTTATTAAGTGAATAAATTTTAGCATTTTCATATCTTCTTTTAAAACTTGCAATTATTTCAATATTTGCACCGTTAAAAGCATAAATACTTTGGTCATAATCTCCTACACAAAATAAAGATTTTTTTTTAATACAATCTAAAATTGAACTTTGTAAATTATTTGTATCTTGATATTCATCTACTAAGACCTCAACGAATTCATCTTTAAATTCGTTTTTAAAAAAATCCTTTGCCTTTAGCAATAAATCATCAAAATCATAAAAATTGTGTGTATTTTTTTGCTCTTCAAATTCACTTAAAATATTTGTATAAAATTTTGCATTATGCGAGTGTGCTTCATAATTTTGTTTAAACCAATCATAAAAATTCATATCAAGACAAGTATTATTATACATTGAATAAATATCTGCAAGATATGAATAATCATACAAATCATCTCTTTTTGGATACTTATCATAAATACTTTTTAAAAGCCATCTTAACTCTTTACTTCTTTTTAGTACGACTTTTTTATGCTTTTTTAAATAGTCTAGACTAATTGAGTGAAAAGTACCACTTTTAATACCCTTAATAGCACTAGAACCTAATTTTTTGCTAAGTCTTTCTATCATTTCTGTTGCAGCTTTGTTTGTAAAGGTTAAAAGCATAATTTCACTTGCTTTTGCACCATCGTTTAATAATTTTTCAATCCTTGCAACTATTGTGCTAGTTTTGCCCGTTCCTGCGCTTGCTATTATTAGATTATGTCCTAAATTAGCATTTACTGCTGCTAATTGCTCGTTGTTTAAATTACTCAATAATATTTCCTTTAAAAATCAAATACCAAGATAAAGCCTGTGCTTGTTTTTGCCTTAGTTCATCATTTATAAATTTATCGTTTTTAAAACTAGCATTAAAGCCAATTTGCTCATAACTTTTTACATCTTGTTCTTTTAGTGAAAAACAAGGTATGCCAAATGAATAATATTCATAATTTTTAGGTGCAATAAGATTTATAATACTTGCACCAATATCAATATGCTTTGTGATTTTACATATTGGATATATTTTATGATTTTTTGAATACATTATAATTGGTACTGTATGAGTTATTTTTAAATCAAGGCTATCATCAATATTGTATCTTCCATAATGATCGCCCGTAATTACAAATAAAGCATCTGGGTATTTATTACTTTGCTCTTTTATAAAATCAACTAAAACCTTTTGATACCAATAAATTGTTAGTAATTCATTTTTATATTTTTTGCTTAGCTTTTCTGCTTTTTCAAATGGTAAGGAAAAAAGCTTTCTTTTTTGAAATTCTAAATTATAAGTAGGATGATTTGTAGTACTCATAATTACATTAAAATCATAATCTTTTAACGCTACATATTTAAATAAAACATCATCAAAAACTCCCCACTCGCTATTAATACTATCATCTTTAAATACTGCTCTAATTTGCGGTGCATAAAAATTGGCATTAAAATTACTTAATCTAGTTAAATTAGCAATATTTCCCCAGTTATCATGCCCACCCATAAAAAAGGCTGAGCTTAAATGTAAATTTTTTAAATTATCGTTTAATGAAAAAAAGTGCTTTTTTATTTTTGCATATTTTGCTGCTGTATCATCTGTTGTGTTATAAGTATTTAATATTTGTACTTCAAGAGATTGCTTTGTAGCAGGAGCATTATGTAAAGCACTAATGTAAGCACCTTCTTTTGCAAGAGTATGAATATCAGTAAAAATATCATTAAATCTATCTTGCATAACCCAATCGCTTAAGCTTTCGCTAATAATATAATAAATCTTTTGTGCTTTAAAATATTCATCATCTTGTTTTACTTTATGTAAATATTTTTTTAAATCAATTTTACCTGTACAAGGATTTATATTAAAAAATTCGCAAGCAACTTTTTTAGGACTATCAAGCTTAAAACTATCCCAATCAATATTTGTTTGCTTTCTTATTTGTTCTATTGCGTTAATAAAACCAATAAAATGCCCAAAAACACTTATATTTACAATTTCATTTTCACTAGCGATAATTCTTCTTTGAATAAAATCAGCCTTAAAAGAAAATTGCTGATTTATGCAAAACATCATAAAAAAAGCATAAAAAATAAAAGAAAGAATATTTTTTAAGACACTTGTTTTAATTTTAATCTTATTTACACTATTTAAAATGTAAATATTAACTATCATTAAAATAAAAAATAAAATTATAGAACTTACAACTCCATAATTTGATTTTAATCCGCTTTTAATTAAAGCAAAAATTTCTTCATTTTTAAATAAAAATAACTCAACACCAAAATTCTGATGATAAATATTAAAATAAACAAAAAAGGCAAGATTTATAGCTAAACAAACAAAGCTTAAAACATAATAAAAAGCATTAGCAAGATATTTATTAATTAAGGCAAAAATATAAAACACACTAAAGCAATAAGCATAAATTTGTATATCAAATCTCATTGATGATAAAATAGAAATTAAGCTATCATTTACAAATAAAACATCATTTTTGTATAAAAAAACAAGCTTAAAAACAAAAGAAAGTATTAAAAAATACATAAATAATAATAAAGCTCTTAGTGCAATTTGCATATTTTCTCCTTTAAAAAATGCAAGAGTTTATAAAAATAAATTAAAATAAAGGTAAAACTTTTAAGGAATATTAAATGGAAAAAGATTTTTATAACCCAAAAGAAATTGAAAAAGATTACTATGAATATTGCAAAAATCAAGGTTATTTTGAAGTAGATTCAAATAAAAAAATTCAAAAAGAAAATAAAAATTTTGCAATTATGATGCCACCACCAAATGTAACTGGTGTTTTACACATAGGACACGCATTAACTTTTACCTTACAAGATGTTATTACTCGTTATAAAAGAATGGATGGATATAAGGTTTTATATCAACCTGGACTTGACCATGCTGGTATTGCTACTCAAAATGTGGTTGAAAAGCAGCTTTTAGCTCAAGGGATTAAAAAAGAAGAATTAGGCAGAGAAGAATTTATTAAAAAAGTATGGGAATGGAAAGAAAAAAGCGGCGGAGCTATTGTTAATCAAATGTATTCGCTTGGGATTACTCCTGCTTTTTCAAGAATGCGTTTTACTATGGATGAGGGCTTACAATACGCTGTTAAAAAGGCCTTTGTTGATTTATACGATAAAGGTTTAATTACAAAAGATAATAGAATGATAAATTGGTGTACCAAAGACGGTGCATTAAGCGATATTGAAGTTGAATATGAAGAAAACAAATCAAAATTATATTATTTAAGATATTACCTAAAAGATAGTAAAGAATATTTAGTTGTAGCAACAACTAGACCTGAAACATATTTTGGCGATAGTGCTTTAATGGTAAATCCTGAAGATGAAAGATATAAAAATTATATCGGTAAAAGTGTTTTATTGCCTATTTTAAATAAAGAAATAAAAATTATTGCTGATAGCTATGTTGATAGTTCTTTTGGTAGTGGGGTTGTAAAGGTTACTCCCGCTCACGATATAAACGATTACGAAGTTGGTTTAAGACATAATTTAGATTTTATAACTATCTTTGATGAAAAAGGTATTTTAAATGATAAATGTGCTGAATTTGCTGGTCTTGAAAGATTACAAGCAAGGCAAATTATAATTGAAAAATTACAAGAACTTGGCTATATAGAAAAAATACAAGATTATGTAAATCAAGTAGGCAAATGTTATCGTTGTAAAAACATTGTTGAGCCTTATATTTCAAAACAATGGTTTGTAAGTACAAAAATTGCTGATAGTGTAATTACTAAGGTAAATAATAATGAATGTAAATTTTATCCTGCACACTGGATAAATAGTTTTAATGCTTGGATGAAAGATTTACGCCCTTGGTGTATTTCAAGACAGCTTTGGTGGGGGCATCAAATACCTGTTTATTATTGCGAATGCGGCAACTGCATTGCTAGCGTAGAAGAAGTAAGTCAATGCCCTAAATGTTTAAGTAAAAATATTAAACAAGATGAAGATGTGCTTGATACTTGGTTTAGTTCTGGTTTATGGGCATTTAGTACGCTTGGATTAAATAATAATGATTATAAAAAAGGAATTTTATATCAAGAAAGTGATATAAAAGATTTTT
It encodes the following:
- a CDS encoding methyl-accepting chemotaxis protein — protein: MKTNFKSLSICSKLNLSFNTMAVLVLIIALAFFAFKYTFSQLVKQEEQGVVKVKAGFNDITKLSKQAQEVLASVSKTFEETDNSMSENENLIEQFEFIGNVNSNLIKLLLNPSNDNLRSLTINTIRSWNQSFVQKDEELKKYSAKIEHAISSDETRTMCVELQGVFENIYADLIDRNYDNSEKLSKSLKQSSEYFTNLAASFTKNSESLNSVTADLNLLDEMRNAANVKSNIILGFLILTLIVTVVVVFVIFYILKDFKEDSQSIVNYLQTGMKNKNNRLKLERGEKDELLIISKFINSFVDKMQEIINIAGFTSEEIVNLSEYLKNLENQIHSINEKTASNVSVGNQIVISLDDNAKSAHTSKDKITESKNYLFDTSKTIYTLLEELNNSVQSQTILHSQIENLQQSVSQIKDVLNTINEIADQTNLLALNAAIEAARAGENGRGFAVVADEVRKLAENTQGSLGDIEASIKGIMDNLTQIGSSLKDNASILTHLAENGSKSQSSLNTTQNYVDEVVDNIEDQNNRSNTITEQTKGIILSMNSINDLLKESSKIVQIVAERSIKLKENDEALNQIIKN
- a CDS encoding ATP-dependent helicase; translation: MSNLNNEQLAAVNANLGHNLIIASAGTGKTSTIVARIEKLLNDGAKASEIMLLTFTNKAATEMIERLSKKLGSSAIKGIKSGTFHSISLDYLKKHKKVVLKRSKELRWLLKSIYDKYPKRDDLYDYSYLADIYSMYNNTCLDMNFYDWFKQNYEAHSHNAKFYTNILSEFEEQKNTHNFYDFDDLLLKAKDFFKNEFKDEFVEVLVDEYQDTNNLQSSILDCIKKKSLFCVGDYDQSIYAFNGANIEIIASFKRRYENAKIYSLNKNYRSTQRILDFANRVICNNERLYPKQLVVTRTQESKAILLNQFEFSKEQYSFVAEQISNTLLENPKEQIAVIYRNNSSGDEIERVLKQNLIKCIRKGGNSFYDLKEIASLINLAALCANKSDILSFIDILQQSKGVGAVRVNIIYQAFLELGNGSLLKGILNPIKKSEYNFLKKKDFKLGLFAKTLKEDEQKSYEDLVKSDFKHNPVLLLDELNDENILFLEQLYLFLKDNQNINSPYLLLKNTFFSKIFTMIIDNIAVKRAYIGTKFSPSLKEEKINSIKKNCSYILEDAKNYDNNADFFEKTLLNTEFKNQKGVQLLTVHASKGLEFNVVYLIDLAQGKFPNIKLSKNAGGIEEERRLFYVALTRAKNELILTWAKKDNENDKELIRSIFIDEGMKI
- a CDS encoding DUF3373 family protein, giving the protein MKKLSVILGACLFSTSLFGADANSEIENLKKQVSSLQKSIDELEQRADENEFTSALDKINFGLEFSTSVTNTNYNLAGHKYHANNKWMSELFLNMNAQINDKTKFYGRLSIAKNWSQMGWGLSGSHPLELDAGRNTRTSGPVVYLSRAYLDYAITPELIATIGRQPGTDGPGSNLRNNALRQSTYPALMLNVLGDALVLTYKPDVLSDYDFAARLAYGKVYQWDNEGKVKDWMGDQEDVDSNLYYAEVEGKIPALGDNLMIFNVAHLTDFSLPLPVLGVKNLGDLSLYNLHFEQNKAFGSDFNYFISLGYSKGSNSNHKNIDVTPILKAQAAAQAAAGMSSNGKAAAATTQPAAIAAVQEMFKINEKNGYSVHVGARYDFTQSFKFGYEFFWGSKYWYTMSRPSINDPLNMRMTRGMAHDIYGIYQLDRNQFLRLSYTHVDNKFSNSATPIGGSVKLKDKNKADSFMLMYNVKL
- a CDS encoding LTA synthase family protein → MQIALRALLLFMYFLILSFVFKLVFLYKNDVLFVNDSLISILSSMRFDIQIYAYCFSVFYIFALINKYLANAFYYVLSFVCLAINLAFFVYFNIYHQNFGVELFLFKNEEIFALIKSGLKSNYGVVSSIILFFILMIVNIYILNSVNKIKIKTSVLKNILSFIFYAFFMMFCINQQFSFKADFIQRRIIASENEIVNISVFGHFIGFINAIEQIRKQTNIDWDSFKLDSPKKVACEFFNINPCTGKIDLKKYLHKVKQDDEYFKAQKIYYIISESLSDWVMQDRFNDIFTDIHTLAKEGAYISALHNAPATKQSLEVQILNTYNTTDDTAAKYAKIKKHFFSLNDNLKNLHLSSAFFMGGHDNWGNIANLTRLSNFNANFYAPQIRAVFKDDSINSEWGVFDDVLFKYVALKDYDFNVIMSTTNHPTYNLEFQKRKLFSLPFEKAEKLSKKYKNELLTIYWYQKVLVDFIKEQSNKYPDALFVITGDHYGRYNIDDSLDLKITHTVPIIMYSKNHKIYPICKITKHIDIGASIINLIAPKNYEYYSFGIPCFSLKEQDVKSYEQIGFNASFKNDKFINDELRQKQAQALSWYLIFKGNIIE
- a CDS encoding MATE family efflux transporter — translated: MSSKQLSLKSLSIPIFFEMFLRYLSLIINTLMVSKYSNTLVGAMGAANQILDLFITIFSFLSVGCSVVVSQAIGAKNYNLARKVIHQSIFLNALLGFICASLILWHGEYLLYMMQIPDELLKDSKLYLNMLAICLFFDAVGIVLAAIVRVYNMAYWVMMSTFVMDIAIVILNYYVLHYTKLELFGVGLSNIIGRLIAIIILFLILFFKLKIHLKIKEMINLEKDVLKKVLNIGGFSAGENLLWISQYTIAFSFVASLGKENLSVQTIYFQISMMIMLIGQAISVANEIIIGKLVGANRQNIAYKHTWMALYLSVIASTVIVLLNYICQNQTMKILALNDDLIKIMTPLFALSIFLEISRTFNIVMVNSLRASGDARFAFFSGLVFMMGVSLPVGYALCFHFNLGILGVWIGFCADEFLRGIVNSYRWKSKKWQGKALV
- a CDS encoding valine--tRNA ligase, which gives rise to MEKDFYNPKEIEKDYYEYCKNQGYFEVDSNKKIQKENKNFAIMMPPPNVTGVLHIGHALTFTLQDVITRYKRMDGYKVLYQPGLDHAGIATQNVVEKQLLAQGIKKEELGREEFIKKVWEWKEKSGGAIVNQMYSLGITPAFSRMRFTMDEGLQYAVKKAFVDLYDKGLITKDNRMINWCTKDGALSDIEVEYEENKSKLYYLRYYLKDSKEYLVVATTRPETYFGDSALMVNPEDERYKNYIGKSVLLPILNKEIKIIADSYVDSSFGSGVVKVTPAHDINDYEVGLRHNLDFITIFDEKGILNDKCAEFAGLERLQARQIIIEKLQELGYIEKIQDYVNQVGKCYRCKNIVEPYISKQWFVSTKIADSVITKVNNNECKFYPAHWINSFNAWMKDLRPWCISRQLWWGHQIPVYYCECGNCIASVEEVSQCPKCLSKNIKQDEDVLDTWFSSGLWAFSTLGLNNNDYKKGILYQESDIKDFYPNSLLITGFDILFFWVCRMLFQSDNELNELPFKDIYLHALVKDENGDKMSKSKGNVIDPLVMIDTYSADILRFTLCLLAVQGRDIRMSEERMILVRNFTNKLYNAANFLLLKDKNYKELSEFKTKLGLYMNAKFNLCVNEVRQYLAEYRFNDASMSIYKFLWDEFCDIGIEHCKFDTNSLKEIASVFLSAMRLLNPFMPFISEYLFHKLQGSDIKKDGSIMIEQYPLQKDLSPSQKEHILEYEKVIEAINVFRSIKKSANITDKNAQALINIDLDIDYLKLICFIVKLKEIKIAQEFPSEYASLISNNLKAGIKIDENAKNALKEKLSNQAKKLENEINKLQNMLNPNFIAKAPKNLVEQNQNALNEAKNKLEEINKELSSLN